A section of the Zavarzinella sp. genome encodes:
- a CDS encoding FAD-dependent oxidoreductase — protein sequence MSKNVVVVGSGIIGTACAHYLVESGHRVTILEKGQFGRACSYANCGYVCPSHVLPLAMPGAIQRTMKMALQRDSAFRIKFRLNWQFWKWMFRFARRCNQRDMMESAKAINPLLQWSRTLYTELMNDLGQASDWQTRGLLFVFASQKAMEHYAETNELLTREFGVSATPYAGEQLTVLEPSLKPGSAGGWHYAGDAHMRPDRLLSAWQSSLQARGVKIVENTPLEQWQTHGSKVHLINTPQGEITADAVVIATGAWTPQLAKLLRTQIPIQPGKGYSVTMARPSICPAIPMIFEEHHVAVTPFASGYRIGSMMEFVGYDESIAPKRIQFLKNSAAHYLREPVAVPETEQWYGWRPMTPTSRPMICRLPKLENVYLAAGHNMLGLSMAPATGKLISQLVSEVATDIPTAPYQVA from the coding sequence ATGAGTAAAAATGTTGTCGTTGTTGGCAGTGGGATCATCGGCACCGCTTGTGCCCATTATCTGGTAGAGAGTGGTCACCGTGTTACCATTCTGGAAAAAGGCCAGTTTGGCCGGGCCTGCTCATATGCCAACTGTGGTTATGTCTGCCCCAGCCATGTGTTGCCACTGGCGATGCCAGGTGCCATCCAGCGCACCATGAAAATGGCTTTGCAACGCGATTCCGCTTTTCGAATCAAATTCAGGCTCAATTGGCAGTTCTGGAAATGGATGTTTCGCTTTGCCAGAAGGTGCAACCAGCGGGATATGATGGAATCCGCAAAGGCAATCAATCCGTTGTTGCAGTGGTCTCGCACGCTCTACACCGAATTAATGAATGACCTGGGTCAAGCCAGCGACTGGCAAACGCGCGGCCTGTTGTTCGTTTTCGCATCCCAGAAGGCGATGGAACACTATGCAGAAACCAACGAATTGCTGACTCGCGAGTTCGGTGTGTCCGCCACGCCTTACGCAGGAGAGCAATTAACCGTGCTAGAGCCTTCCTTAAAACCTGGCAGTGCGGGCGGCTGGCATTATGCAGGTGATGCCCACATGCGGCCAGATCGACTATTGTCCGCCTGGCAAAGCAGTCTGCAGGCACGTGGGGTTAAGATCGTTGAAAATACCCCACTGGAACAATGGCAGACACATGGCAGCAAAGTACATCTGATTAATACTCCGCAGGGTGAAATTACCGCCGATGCGGTGGTGATTGCGACCGGCGCCTGGACCCCACAACTGGCGAAGTTGTTGCGAACTCAGATTCCGATCCAACCAGGGAAAGGCTATTCTGTAACGATGGCTCGACCTTCGATCTGCCCAGCGATTCCGATGATCTTCGAAGAGCATCATGTGGCGGTGACACCATTTGCCAGTGGCTACCGTATTGGCTCCATGATGGAATTCGTGGGCTATGATGAATCAATCGCACCGAAACGCATTCAGTTTTTGAAGAACTCCGCCGCACATTACCTGCGTGAACCAGTGGCAGTTCCAGAAACCGAACAGTGGTATGGCTGGCGTCCGATGACCCCCACCAGCAGGCCAATGATTTGCAGGCTGCCAAAGCTGGAGAATGTCTATCTGGCCGCAGGCCACAACATGTTGGGGCTGTCGATGGCTCCAGCTACTGGCAAACTGATCAGTCAGTTGGTCAGTGAAGTCGCTACTGATATTCCAACCGCACCTTACCAGGTTGCTTGA